A genomic stretch from Hemicordylus capensis ecotype Gifberg chromosome 5, rHemCap1.1.pri, whole genome shotgun sequence includes:
- the BBS12 gene encoding LOW QUALITY PROTEIN: Bardet-Biedl syndrome 12 protein (The sequence of the model RefSeq protein was modified relative to this genomic sequence to represent the inferred CDS: substituted 1 base at 1 genomic stop codon): protein MAFRNMNKKRHIGLQQLSSLASIGRSLLGPVKSSKFIFDESTCGSRLICSAVKLLENLDLSSAVGQLLNEAVQAQYNEFKMGTTTLLFLVGAWSNAALECLQQDVPISVIVTVMSESLDSCIEHVQCLAISIEKMQQKLDCVPVEGNDKAPIDTSSGARGRQIFEIPTPDIKSNDDFXNSLGHLYLQASEEKSSVPPVNQVNTCKSWEESMFPSVLPTRSTAYSLAKSGNASYVYTVCKNNLGRSSHNKRLKLTHSRYFSSARENNSQQKTEHWDESAKYSDGPSDLKQLAMSLSHGNWPCMKLVQDILKFQLQTSSKMSDTHLFQFNISEVVTCCLPGMSESHSCVYPGYITLVCPEKAVVAKQLQDRPLRIILADGDLTETYHHLGFNRSPNVRMVLEGVNIQDSNSSLWVDSMLDILLQSRINLILVHGNACENLEGKCLLNNIVIINRVPHSVLKAFSDITQAERVTYLTQVNEHCIGEGVSLKLWGTLELNWVELDDCMPVVITVNGIHLTTAVLSNPVISKMLAIEDQFWTCAYRVHHALLDHVVFPGGGTVEFLCLSYLENLEKAVTNPTGELCAGPSWLAKSLEQYKTLVLNALACGWHQYLCNVMYKAANCATELEASTLIQQHLTKAALCWSPLSYVMDEFRKKKIGVASFEHIGIHKKALRVYDNVTAKVEAWRRALDLVLLVLQTDAEIITGPKRDQLLDSQASNEFIFL, encoded by the coding sequence ATGGCTTTCAGGAACATGAACAAAAAGAGGCATATTGGACTGCAGCAGCTTTCGTCTTTGGCATCCATCGGAAGAAGCCTTTTAGGACCAGTGAAATCATCCAAATTTATTTTTGATGAAAGTACTTGTGGTAGCAGATTGATTTGCTCTGCTGTGAAGCTCCTTGAAAACTTGGATTTAAGTAGTGCAGTGGGACAGCTTCTTAATGAAGCTGTCCAGGCTCAGTACAATGAATTTAAAATGGGGACAACGACCCTGTTATTTCTTGTTGGTGCGTGGAGCAATGCTGCACTGGAATGTCTTCAGCAGGATGTTCCCATTTCAGTCATAGTAACTGTGATGTCTGAAAGTCTGGATTCTTgcattgagcatgtgcagtgcctTGCAATATCGATAGAAAAGATGCAGCAAAAGCTCGATTGTGTTCCTGTAGAAGGTAATGACAAAGCTCCTATTGACACAAGTTCTGGGGCACGTGGAAGGCAGATTTTTGAAATTCCAACCCCAGATATAAAATCAAACGATGATTTTTAAAATTCGCTTGGACATCTTTATCTGCAAGCTTCAGAAGAAAAATCATCAGTTCCTCCAGTTAACCAAGTAAACACATGTAAATCTTGGGAAGAATCTATGTTTCCTTCAGTGTTACCTACAAGGAGCACAGCATATTCACTTGCTAAATCAGGAAATGCCAGTTATGTTTACACAGTTTGCAAAAATAATTTGGGAAGGTCAAGCCATAACAAAAGGTTAAAACTGACCCACAGTAGGTACTTTAGTAGTGCAAGAGAAAATAATTCACAACAGAAAACAGAACACTGGGATGAATCTGCAAAATATTCTGATGGGCCCAGTGATTTAAAGCAACTGGCAATGTCTCTTAGCCATGGAAACTGGCCTTGCATGAAACTAGTACAGGATATTCTCAAATTCCAGTTGCAAACTTCCAGCAAAATGTCAGACACCCATCTCttccaatttaatatttcagAAGTTGTGACGTGTTGTTTACCGGGAATGTCTGAAAGTCATTCTTGTGTTTATCCTGGGTACATCACTTTAGTATGCCCAGAGAAAGCGGTTGTTGCTAAGCAACTTCAGGATAGGCCTCTTCGTATTATTCTTGCAGATGGTGACCTGACTGAAACATATCACCATTTGGGGTTTAACAGGTCACCTAATGTGAGAATGGTCTTAGAAGGTGTGAATATTCAAGACAGCAACTCAAGCTTGTGGGTTGACTCTATGTTGGATATTCTGCTTCAGTCCAGGATAAATTTAATTTTGGTGCACGGCAACGCATGTGAAAATTtagaggggaaatgcttgctAAACAACATAGTGATAATTAATCGGGTACCCCACAGTGTGTTGAAGGCTTTTAGTGATATTACACAAGCTGAAAGAGTGACCTACCTCACTCAGGTGAATGAGCATTGTATAGGTGAAGGTGTCTCTCTGAAACTCTGGGGAACTCTGGAATTAAATTGGGTGGAACTGGATGACTGCATGCCAGTTGTTATAACAGTGAACGGAATTCACCTGACAACAGCTGTGCTTAGTAACCCAGTTATATCCAAGATGCTAGCCATTGAAGATCAGTTTTGGACTTGTGCTTATCGTGTGCATCATGCCCTTCTCGATCACGTAGTCTTTCCTGGAGGCGGTACTGTTGAGTTTCTGTGCCTCAGTTACCTTGAGAATCTGGAGAAAGCCGTCACAAATCCCACAGGAGAATTATGTGCTGGTCCCTCGTGGCTTGCAAAGTCTTTGGAGCAATATAAGACTCTGGTGCTTAATGCTTTGGCATGTGGTTGGCACCAGTACCTTTGTAATGTCATGTATAAGGCTGCAAACTGTGCAACAGAGTTGGAAGCCAGCACACTTATACAGCAACATCTCACAAAAGCAGCACTGTGCTGGTCACCATTGTCCTACGTAATGGATGAGTTTAGAAAGAAGAAGATAGGAGTAGCCAGTTTTGAACATATAGGGATTCACAAAAAAGCTCTAAGAGTGTATGACAATGTTACAGCTAAGGTAGAAGCATGGCGTAGAGCTCTAGATTTGGTGCTATTAGTTCTTCAAACAGATGCTGAAATTATTACAGGACCTAAGAGGGATCAGTTACTTGATTCACAGGCTTCAAATGAGTTCATATTTTTATAG